One Pseudomonas rhizophila DNA window includes the following coding sequences:
- the folC gene encoding bifunctional tetrahydrofolate synthase/dihydrofolate synthase, which translates to MTQRTLGDWLAYLEQLHPSAIDMGLERSQAVMSRMGLAKPAPRVITVTGTNGKGSTCAFVASLLRAQGLSVGVYSSPHLLRYNERVQINGVEASDAELCEAFAAVEAGRGEISLTYFEMGTLAAFWLFAGAGLDAVVLEVGLGGRLDAVNLVDADVALVTSIGVDHTDYLGDTRESVAFEKAGIFRPGAPALCGDLNPPQPLLDKVRELGCPFFLRGRDFDLAMTEQHWQWRGSDARGNPVELRDLPLLELPMENAALALQAYLLLDLPWHAGQIIEALQATRVVGRLDRRQFDWHGKRLNLLLDVGHNPHAAQYLAERLARRPVAGRRLAVFGLLGDKDLDGVVDALGASVQHWAVAPLDSPRSRPAAELREALQRRGACVETYDSVAAALEGQCALATVDDEILLFGSFFCVAEALQWLARRSTEEAADGIAG; encoded by the coding sequence ATGACCCAACGTACCCTGGGCGATTGGCTTGCCTACCTTGAGCAGTTGCATCCGTCAGCCATCGACATGGGGCTGGAGCGCTCGCAAGCGGTAATGTCCCGCATGGGACTGGCCAAGCCGGCGCCCCGGGTCATCACCGTTACCGGCACCAATGGCAAGGGTTCGACCTGCGCCTTCGTGGCCTCGCTGTTGCGGGCCCAGGGGTTGAGCGTAGGTGTCTACAGTTCGCCGCACCTGTTGCGCTACAACGAGCGGGTGCAGATCAACGGCGTCGAAGCCTCTGACGCCGAGTTGTGCGAAGCCTTTGCTGCGGTGGAAGCCGGGCGGGGCGAGATTTCCCTTACCTATTTCGAGATGGGCACCCTGGCGGCGTTCTGGCTGTTCGCGGGTGCCGGTCTTGATGCCGTGGTGCTTGAAGTCGGCCTGGGTGGCCGGCTTGATGCTGTCAATCTGGTGGATGCGGACGTTGCGCTGGTCACCAGCATCGGTGTGGACCATACCGATTACCTGGGTGACACCCGTGAGTCCGTCGCCTTCGAGAAAGCCGGCATCTTCCGCCCGGGCGCGCCTGCGCTCTGTGGTGACCTCAATCCCCCTCAACCGTTGCTGGACAAGGTCCGCGAGTTGGGCTGTCCGTTCTTTCTGCGCGGGCGGGATTTCGACCTGGCAATGACTGAGCAGCATTGGCAATGGCGGGGCAGTGACGCCCGGGGCAATCCGGTGGAGTTGCGCGATTTGCCGCTGCTGGAGCTGCCGATGGAGAACGCCGCGCTGGCGCTCCAGGCCTACCTGTTGCTGGACCTGCCATGGCATGCCGGGCAAATTATCGAAGCGTTGCAAGCGACTCGCGTCGTCGGTCGTCTCGATCGCCGCCAGTTCGATTGGCACGGCAAGCGCCTGAATCTGTTGCTTGATGTCGGCCACAACCCTCATGCGGCGCAGTATCTGGCCGAGCGCTTGGCGCGGCGGCCGGTAGCCGGGCGCCGCCTGGCGGTATTTGGGCTGCTTGGCGACAAGGATCTGGATGGCGTTGTCGATGCGTTGGGTGCTAGTGTCCAGCATTGGGCGGTAGCACCGCTGGATTCACCGCGCTCGCGCCCGGCTGCCGAGCTACGGGAAGCCTTGCAGCGTCGCGGCGCTTGCGTAGAGACTTATGACAGCGTGGCCGCGGCGCTGGAAGGGCAGTGCGCCCTGGCGACGGTCGACGATGAGATCCTGCTGTTCGGATCATTTTTTTGTGTTGCCGAGGCCCTTCAATGGCTGGCCCGGCGCTCCACGGAGGAAGCTGCAGATGGCATTGCTGGATAA
- a CDS encoding SPOR domain-containing protein codes for MALLDKAYKQRMVGALVLVALAVIFLPMLFSRQDEQRQVTVDAPAAPQAPSVAPVQVEPVLVPEPEALPQEPVPSDEELAEQPAPSLPIEPAPAAPATAAPAPSKPAVAPAPAAPVAKPAPTQPITPAPAKPDTTQSRVDANGLSVSWSVQLASLSNRESAEKLQKTLRSQGYNAYIRTADGKNRVFVGPLIERAEADRLRDLLSRQQNLKGFVVRFQPERG; via the coding sequence ATGGCATTGCTGGATAAAGCGTACAAGCAGCGCATGGTCGGGGCCCTGGTATTGGTGGCCTTGGCGGTGATTTTCCTGCCGATGCTGTTTTCTCGTCAGGATGAGCAGCGCCAGGTTACGGTCGACGCTCCGGCTGCCCCCCAGGCGCCGTCTGTCGCGCCCGTGCAGGTCGAGCCGGTGCTGGTGCCTGAACCTGAAGCGCTACCCCAGGAACCCGTTCCGAGCGACGAGGAGCTGGCCGAGCAACCTGCGCCTTCCCTGCCGATCGAGCCTGCGCCGGCGGCACCCGCCACGGCAGCGCCGGCTCCGAGCAAGCCGGCAGTCGCTCCAGCCCCGGCAGCACCGGTGGCCAAGCCGGCCCCGACCCAACCGATTACCCCAGCCCCGGCCAAGCCGGATACCACGCAAAGCCGCGTGGACGCCAACGGTCTGTCGGTCAGTTGGTCCGTTCAGTTGGCCAGCCTGAGCAATCGTGAGAGTGCCGAAAAACTTCAGAAAACCCTGCGCAGCCAGGGCTACAACGCCTATATCCGCACCGCCGATGGCAAGAATCGCGTATTTGTGGGGCCGCTGATCGAGCGTGCCGAGGCTGATCGGCTGAGGGACCTGCTCAGCCGCCAGCAGAACCTCAAGGGTTTTGTGGTGCGTTTTCAGCCTGAGCGCGGTTGA
- a CDS encoding CvpA family protein, with amino-acid sequence MPFTWVDWAIVAIVAISALISLSRGFVKEALSLLTWIIAGVVAWMFGGSLSQYLAGYIETPSARVIAGCAILFIATLLVGAMINYLIGELIRVTGLSGTDRFLGMAFGAARGALLVVVAVGLLSLGPVQQDTWWQESRLVPQFLLVADWSKNLILGWSSQWLASGISVPAEIPFKEQLLPMAKTPQ; translated from the coding sequence GTGCCATTTACCTGGGTTGACTGGGCGATCGTTGCAATCGTCGCCATCTCCGCATTGATCAGTCTGAGCCGCGGCTTCGTCAAGGAAGCCCTCTCGCTGCTGACCTGGATCATCGCGGGGGTCGTAGCCTGGATGTTTGGTGGTTCGTTGTCCCAGTACCTCGCCGGATACATTGAAACTCCGTCGGCCCGCGTGATCGCGGGCTGTGCCATCTTGTTTATCGCCACCTTGCTGGTCGGCGCAATGATCAACTACCTGATCGGCGAACTGATTCGCGTCACCGGGCTTTCCGGGACGGACCGGTTCCTGGGCATGGCCTTCGGCGCGGCGCGTGGCGCGTTGCTGGTGGTCGTGGCTGTCGGGCTATTGAGCCTGGGGCCGGTACAGCAGGATACGTGGTGGCAGGAGTCCCGGCTCGTGCCACAATTTCTATTGGTCGCAGACTGGTCCAAGAACCTGATCCTGGGTTGGAGCAGTCAGTGGCTTGCCAGCGGTATCAGCGTACCCGCTGAAATACCGTTCAAGGAACAACTCTTGCCGATGGCCAAAACGCCGCAGTGA
- the purF gene encoding amidophosphoribosyltransferase — protein MCGIVGIVGKSNVNQALYDALTVLQHRGQDAAGIVTSHDGRLFLRKDNGLVRDVFHQRHMQRLVGHMGIGHVRYPTAGSSTSAEAQPFYVNSPYGITLAHNGNLTNVEQLAKEIYESDLRHVNTNSDSEVMLNVFAHELAQRGKLQPTEEDVFAAVTDVHNRCVGGYSVVAMITGYGIVGFRDPHGIRPIVFGQRHTDEGVEYMIASESVSLDVLGFTLIRDLAPGEAVYITEDGKLFTRQCATNPSLTPCIFEHVYLARPDSIIDGISVYKARLRMGEKLADKILRERPDHDIDVVIPIPDTSRTAALELANHLGVKFREGFVKNRYIGRTFIMPGQAARKKSVRQKLNAIELEFRGKNVMLVDDSIVRGTTCKQIIQMAREAGAKNVYFCSAAPAVRYPNVYGIDMPSAHELIAHNRTTQEVADLIGADWLIYQDLPDLIEAVGGGKIKIEQFDCAVFDGKYVTGDVDEAYLNKIENARNDASKAKTQAVSAIIDLYNN, from the coding sequence ATGTGTGGCATCGTCGGTATCGTCGGTAAGTCGAACGTCAATCAGGCGCTGTATGACGCGCTAACCGTGCTCCAGCACCGCGGCCAGGACGCTGCCGGTATCGTGACCAGCCATGACGGCCGGTTATTCCTGCGCAAGGACAACGGGCTGGTGCGTGACGTGTTCCATCAGCGTCACATGCAGCGCCTGGTTGGTCACATGGGCATTGGCCATGTGCGCTACCCAACAGCGGGCAGCTCGACTTCGGCCGAAGCCCAGCCGTTCTACGTCAACTCGCCGTACGGCATCACGTTGGCGCACAACGGCAACCTGACCAACGTCGAGCAGTTGGCCAAGGAGATCTACGAATCGGACCTGCGCCACGTCAATACCAACTCCGACTCGGAAGTGATGCTCAACGTCTTCGCCCATGAACTGGCCCAGCGCGGCAAGCTGCAGCCTACCGAAGAAGACGTGTTCGCCGCTGTGACCGACGTGCATAACCGCTGCGTCGGCGGCTACTCGGTCGTGGCGATGATCACCGGTTACGGCATCGTCGGTTTCCGCGACCCCCATGGCATCCGCCCGATCGTGTTCGGCCAGCGTCACACCGACGAAGGCGTCGAGTACATGATTGCCTCGGAAAGCGTGTCCCTGGACGTGCTGGGCTTCACCCTGATTCGCGACCTGGCCCCGGGCGAAGCGGTCTACATCACCGAAGACGGCAAGTTGTTCACCCGCCAGTGCGCGACCAACCCGAGCCTGACTCCGTGCATCTTCGAGCACGTCTACCTGGCGCGCCCGGACTCGATCATCGACGGCATCTCGGTCTATAAGGCCCGCCTGCGCATGGGCGAGAAACTGGCCGACAAGATCTTGCGCGAGCGGCCGGACCACGACATCGACGTGGTCATCCCGATCCCGGACACCAGCCGCACCGCGGCCCTGGAACTGGCGAACCACCTGGGCGTCAAGTTCCGCGAAGGCTTCGTGAAGAACCGTTACATCGGCCGTACCTTCATCATGCCCGGCCAGGCCGCGCGGAAAAAATCGGTACGCCAGAAGCTCAACGCCATCGAACTGGAATTTCGCGGCAAGAACGTGATGCTGGTGGATGACTCCATCGTGCGCGGAACCACGTGCAAGCAGATCATCCAGATGGCCCGTGAAGCCGGTGCCAAGAACGTATACTTCTGCTCGGCGGCGCCGGCCGTGCGTTATCCGAACGTCTACGGCATCGACATGCCGAGCGCCCACGAGCTGATCGCCCACAATCGCACTACCCAGGAAGTGGCCGACCTGATCGGCGCCGACTGGCTGATCTATCAGGACCTGCCGGACCTGATAGAAGCGGTGGGTGGTGGCAAGATCAAGATCGAGCAGTTCGACTGCGCAGTGTTTGACGGCAAGTACGTCACCGGTGACGTCGATGAGGCCTACCTGAACAAGATCGAGAACGCTCGTAACGATGCGTCCAAGGCCAAGACCCAGGCGGTCAGCGCGATCATCGATCTGTACAACAACTGA
- a CDS encoding O-succinylhomoserine sulfhydrylase — protein MSQDWDAGRLDSDLEGVAFDTLAVRAGQHRTPEAEHGDPMFFTSSYVFRTAADAAARFAGEVPGNVYSRYTNPTVRAFEERLAALEGAEQAVATATGMAAIMAVVMSFCSAGDHVLVSRSVFGSTISLFEKYFKRFGVEVDYVPLADLSGWDAAIKPNTKMLFVESPSNPLAELVDIAALAEIAHAKGAMLVVDNCFCTPALQQPLKLGADVVVHSATKFIDGQGRCMGGVVAGRGEQMKEVVGFLRTAGPTLSPFNAWIFLKGLETLGLRMKAHCANAQLLAEWLEQQDGIEKVHYAGLKSHPQHDLAARQQRGFGAVVSFEVKGGKEGAWRFIDATRLISITANLGDSKTTITHPSTTSHGRLTPQEREAAGIRDSLIRVAVGLEDVADLQADLARGLAAL, from the coding sequence ATGAGTCAGGATTGGGATGCCGGTCGGCTGGACAGCGACCTTGAGGGTGTAGCGTTCGATACCCTGGCGGTCCGCGCCGGTCAGCACCGCACGCCGGAAGCCGAGCATGGCGATCCGATGTTCTTCACGTCCAGCTACGTGTTCCGTACCGCTGCCGATGCGGCGGCCCGGTTTGCCGGCGAGGTGCCGGGCAACGTCTACTCGCGCTACACCAACCCCACCGTGCGGGCTTTCGAAGAGCGCCTCGCTGCTCTGGAAGGTGCCGAGCAGGCTGTGGCCACCGCCACCGGCATGGCGGCGATCATGGCCGTGGTCATGAGCTTTTGCAGCGCTGGCGACCACGTGCTGGTGTCGCGCAGTGTCTTCGGCTCGACCATCAGCCTGTTCGAAAAGTACTTCAAGCGTTTCGGCGTGGAAGTCGATTACGTGCCCCTGGCGGACTTGTCCGGTTGGGATGCGGCAATCAAGCCCAATACCAAGATGCTGTTTGTCGAATCGCCGTCCAACCCCCTGGCCGAGCTGGTGGACATCGCCGCGTTGGCGGAAATCGCCCACGCCAAGGGCGCCATGCTGGTGGTCGATAACTGCTTCTGCACGCCGGCGTTGCAACAGCCACTGAAGCTGGGTGCCGACGTGGTGGTGCATTCGGCGACCAAGTTCATCGACGGCCAGGGTCGTTGCATGGGCGGCGTGGTGGCCGGTCGTGGCGAGCAGATGAAAGAAGTGGTGGGCTTCCTGCGCACCGCCGGGCCGACCTTGAGTCCGTTCAACGCCTGGATCTTCCTCAAAGGCCTGGAAACCCTGGGCCTGCGTATGAAAGCCCATTGCGCCAACGCCCAACTGCTGGCTGAGTGGCTGGAGCAGCAGGATGGCATCGAGAAAGTGCACTACGCCGGCCTCAAGAGCCATCCGCAACATGACCTGGCCGCGCGTCAGCAGCGCGGTTTCGGTGCGGTGGTGAGCTTCGAGGTCAAAGGGGGCAAGGAGGGCGCCTGGCGCTTCATCGACGCCACCCGGTTGATTTCCATCACCGCCAACCTGGGTGACAGCAAAACCACCATCACTCACCCAAGCACCACCTCCCACGGTCGCCTGACGCCCCAGGAGCGTGAAGCAGCGGGCATCCGCGACAGCCTGATCCGCGTCGCGGTGGGTCTGGAGGACGTGGCTGACCTGCAAGCCGATCTGGCCCGTGGGTTGGCCGCCTTGTGA
- a CDS encoding SDR family oxidoreductase, with product MIELATPHGGTHGRVALVTGAARGIGLGIATWLICEGWQVVLTDLDRERGSKVAKTLGENAWFITMDVADETQVATGIAEVLGQFGRLDALVCNAAIADPHNITLESLDLAYWNRVLAVNLGGPMLLAKHCAPYLRAHNGAIVNLASTRAAQSEPDTEAYAASKGGLLALTHALAISLGPEIRVNAVSPGWIDARDPSQRRAQPLSDADHAQHPAGRVGTVEDVAAMVAWLLSRNAGFVTGQEFVVDGGMTKKMIYE from the coding sequence GTGATCGAGCTGGCAACGCCGCACGGCGGCACTCATGGCCGGGTAGCACTGGTGACAGGCGCCGCGCGGGGTATCGGCCTGGGGATTGCCACCTGGCTGATCTGTGAAGGCTGGCAGGTGGTGCTGACTGACCTGGATCGTGAGCGCGGCTCCAAGGTCGCCAAGACGCTGGGGGAGAACGCCTGGTTCATCACCATGGACGTGGCGGACGAGACGCAAGTCGCCACGGGAATCGCCGAGGTGTTGGGCCAGTTTGGGCGGCTTGACGCGCTGGTGTGCAACGCGGCCATCGCCGATCCCCACAACATCACCCTGGAAAGCCTGGATCTGGCCTACTGGAATCGGGTCCTGGCGGTGAACCTGGGTGGTCCCATGCTGCTGGCCAAGCATTGTGCTCCTTACCTGCGTGCCCACAATGGCGCCATCGTCAACCTGGCCTCGACCCGTGCCGCACAATCAGAACCCGACACCGAAGCCTATGCGGCAAGCAAGGGCGGCTTGCTGGCCTTGACCCATGCCTTGGCGATCAGCCTTGGGCCGGAGATCCGGGTCAATGCTGTCAGCCCCGGCTGGATCGACGCACGGGACCCGTCCCAGCGTCGCGCGCAGCCGCTCAGCGATGCCGATCATGCTCAGCATCCGGCAGGCAGGGTAGGCACGGTGGAGGATGTAGCGGCGATGGTGGCGTGGCTGTTGTCGCGCAATGCCGGTTTTGTCACGGGCCAGGAGTTCGTGGTGGACGGCGGCATGACCAAGAAAATGATTTATGAGTGA
- a CDS encoding NAD(P)/FAD-dependent oxidoreductase, translating to MANTPYPESYYAASANPVPARPALQDDVETDVCVIGAGYTGLSSALFLLENGFKVTVLEAAKVGFGASGRNGGQIVNSYSRDIDVIERSVGPQQAQLLGNMAFEGGRIIRERVAKYQIQCDLKDGGVFAALTAKQMGHLESQKRLWERFGHTQLELLDQRRIREVVACEEYVGGMLDMSGGHIHPLNLALGEAAAVESLGGVIYEQSPAVRIERGASPVVHTPQGKVRAKFIIVAGNAYLGNLVPELAAKSMPCGTQVIATEALGDELARSLLPQDYCVEDCNYLLDYYRLTGDKRLIFGGGVVYGARDPANIEAIIRPKMLKAFPQLKDVKIDYAWTGNFLLTLSRLPQVGRLGDNIYYSQGCSGHGVTYTHLAGKVLAEALRGQAERFDAFADLPHYPFPGGQLLRTPFAAMGAWYYGLRDRLGF from the coding sequence ATGGCGAACACACCGTATCCAGAATCTTATTACGCCGCGTCGGCCAATCCGGTTCCAGCTCGCCCTGCCCTGCAGGATGATGTCGAAACGGATGTTTGCGTGATCGGCGCTGGTTACACCGGCCTGTCCTCTGCGCTGTTTCTGCTGGAGAACGGTTTCAAGGTCACGGTCCTTGAGGCGGCAAAGGTTGGCTTTGGCGCTTCAGGTCGTAATGGCGGGCAGATCGTTAACAGTTACAGCCGCGACATCGACGTGATCGAGCGCAGTGTCGGGCCTCAGCAGGCGCAGTTGCTGGGCAATATGGCGTTCGAGGGCGGTCGGATCATTCGCGAGCGGGTGGCGAAGTATCAGATTCAGTGTGATTTGAAGGATGGCGGAGTATTCGCTGCCCTTACCGCCAAGCAAATGGGCCATCTGGAGTCGCAGAAGCGTTTGTGGGAGCGTTTCGGGCATACCCAGCTTGAGTTGCTCGATCAGCGGCGTATTCGCGAGGTGGTGGCCTGCGAGGAGTATGTGGGCGGGATGCTGGACATGAGCGGTGGGCATATTCATCCGCTGAACCTGGCCCTCGGTGAGGCGGCGGCGGTGGAGTCTCTTGGCGGGGTGATTTATGAGCAGTCGCCGGCGGTGCGCATCGAGCGTGGCGCCAGCCCGGTTGTGCATACACCGCAGGGCAAGGTCAGGGCCAAGTTCATCATCGTGGCGGGCAATGCTTACTTGGGCAATTTGGTGCCGGAGCTGGCAGCCAAGTCCATGCCTTGCGGTACACAGGTGATTGCTACCGAAGCGTTGGGCGATGAGCTGGCTCGCAGCCTGTTGCCCCAGGATTATTGTGTTGAAGACTGCAATTACTTGCTCGATTACTACCGACTCACGGGCGACAAGCGTCTGATTTTCGGCGGCGGCGTGGTGTATGGCGCGAGGGATCCGGCGAATATTGAAGCGATCATTCGTCCGAAGATGCTCAAGGCATTCCCGCAGCTCAAGGACGTGAAGATCGACTACGCCTGGACCGGAAACTTCCTGCTGACGCTATCGCGCCTTCCGCAGGTCGGGCGCCTGGGGGACAACATTTATTATTCCCAGGGCTGCAGCGGCCATGGCGTGACGTATACGCACCTGGCGGGCAAGGTCCTGGCCGAGGCGCTGCGTGGCCAGGCTGAGCGTTTCGATGCGTTTGCGGACCTGCCCCACTACCCCTTCCCCGGCGGTCAGTTGTTGCGTACGCCGTTTGCGGCGATGGGGGCTTGGTATTACGGGCTGCGGGATAGGCTTGGGTTCTGA
- a CDS encoding type II toxin-antitoxin system Phd/YefM family antitoxin: MQNILADVAVSVSELKKNPSSVLSSTNGLPVAVLNHNRVVGYMVPANVYEAMVERLDELELVHLVNARLDANETPVRVSLDDLIGEAEADIANGR; this comes from the coding sequence ATGCAAAATATTCTTGCCGATGTGGCCGTCAGCGTATCTGAACTCAAGAAGAACCCATCTTCCGTCTTGAGCAGCACCAATGGCTTACCTGTGGCCGTGCTGAACCACAACCGCGTTGTGGGCTACATGGTCCCGGCGAATGTCTATGAGGCGATGGTCGAGCGCCTGGACGAACTGGAACTCGTACACCTGGTCAATGCACGTCTCGACGCCAACGAAACACCTGTTCGAGTATCTCTCGACGATCTGATTGGCGAGGCCGAAGCAGATATCGCCAATGGCCGTTGA
- a CDS encoding DUF2388 domain-containing protein gives MDSWMTVAVAIMVSISAQAVAEDKGSYQNSMMMITLAPTFLLAGTTGLSLQATKNFKPAKADALAFMGSDGEIRGAQFEQACRYYRATYTSPLMSDMQLAQAIATSY, from the coding sequence ATGGATTCATGGATGACTGTGGCCGTCGCCATCATGGTGTCGATCAGCGCTCAAGCGGTAGCGGAAGATAAGGGCTCGTATCAAAACTCGATGATGATGATAACGCTGGCACCTACCTTCCTTCTTGCAGGAACGACTGGGCTCTCTCTGCAGGCTACAAAGAACTTCAAGCCTGCCAAGGCTGATGCGCTCGCGTTTATGGGTTCAGATGGCGAGATCCGCGGTGCACAGTTCGAACAGGCTTGCCGATATTACCGCGCGACCTACACGTCACCTCTGATGTCTGATATGCAACTTGCTCAGGCAATCGCGACGTCCTATTGA
- a CDS encoding YHYH domain-containing protein: protein MKIITLVLAAIIAVTSVSAIAHGGRTDKQGCHNDKKAGTRHCH from the coding sequence ATGAAAATCATCACCCTAGTACTGGCAGCAATTATTGCAGTCACCTCTGTATCCGCAATTGCTCATGGTGGCCGTACGGACAAGCAGGGCTGTCATAACGACAAGAAAGCTGGAACACGCCACTGCCATTGA
- a CDS encoding papain-like cysteine protease family protein — MQKVSHSCWAASFSVLMRLNDVQVSEQAVIGFYPEWVHDGITFHQLEELAKYYNTYHFSKETGLVHGARELKAYAKLEPILQYASQYSGFLVFVESHYVVVLEYDDSANTIDYYDPWLGVIETCALGYFLAWGTQQTLVVAKD; from the coding sequence ATACAAAAGGTGAGTCATAGTTGCTGGGCTGCGAGCTTTTCAGTGCTTATGCGATTAAATGATGTTCAGGTCTCGGAGCAGGCTGTAATTGGCTTCTATCCTGAATGGGTTCACGACGGGATAACTTTTCATCAGTTAGAAGAGCTGGCCAAATATTACAATACCTATCACTTTTCAAAGGAAACTGGACTTGTGCATGGGGCAAGAGAGCTTAAAGCTTATGCAAAGCTGGAGCCTATTTTGCAGTATGCAAGCCAATATTCAGGGTTCTTGGTGTTTGTTGAATCTCACTACGTGGTCGTATTGGAATATGATGATTCTGCTAATACAATCGATTATTATGACCCTTGGTTGGGCGTTATTGAGACGTGTGCCCTAGGATATTTTTTGGCATGGGGTACTCAGCAAACATTAGTTGTTGCAAAAGATTGA